The Gasterosteus aculeatus chromosome 12, fGasAcu3.hap1.1, whole genome shotgun sequence DNA window tgtgtgtgtgtgtgtgtgtgcgtgtgtgtgtgtctgggtgtattTGTGCATTTATGTGCATTTAAATACCAGGCATGTGTGAGTCAATGTTGTTATTTACTAAATATCTATTTAATGAAAGTCTTAAAGTGTTTCTCTTTATTAAACGCCGTGCTTTGTGGTATTGGATATTATTTCTGTTCCATAATATTTTGCCAACTCTCTCTGCCAGGAGTTGGAGAGGCATAGACTAGATATGGTATGggtatgtttatttttgtacatcTAACACCTGCATCGTGTAACTGGTTGTGTTATGGTTGTCATAGCAATGCATTAAGTGTAGCACTGGCTGCTGTCATACTACATTCTTCTGCATGGCTTTCCAGCAAAaccaacaaaagagaaaaagagtcaGTATGCTGCCTCCATCTGCTCGTCCTGAGGGACAACTGACCCTGTCACGGTGGCCAGGCAACTTctgtccccctcccccatcctccccctcctaCTCAGAATGCATTGCAAAGGCTGCCAGCCAATCCACACTCACTGTCTCAAAGTGCACTGGAGGAGTTTCTATCCATCACAGACATCGTCTAACCGTTGTACTGGAGTAGCCTGTGTTACCCCATAACACAGAGTGCTCGGCGATTCCGGCCCAGACattgagcttgtgtgtgtgttcgtccgTGCCTCTGTTCTGCGGTCCACCGAGTGATGGACTTTAACCTGCCCCATCCCGGCCTCTCTGTCGTTCACTGTTCCTGTACGCCGCACAAACAATGAAAACCGCTACCGAGAATCATTTTGTCTTTACGGTGGAGATACTTAGTTTGGTGAGGGTGCGGCACAACCTTTGCTTGCAAGTAGACCGGGTCAATTGTAAAACAACGATATAGATCAATTCCACCACAGGGACAACAATGATTCTGtgtagtacttttttttttccgccccGACTGTCCTGCTTGTCGTCACTCATACACAGTCACAGCTGAATCTAAAGGTCTGCCTATCAGTTTCATAGTGGACTCTGAGCCGCTTGTACCTTCCCTCAGAGCCAACTGAGATACATTAAACAATCCTGGTATTTACGGGTGTCACAGGCAATTGCATTGCTTTTGATCCGCTGTAGCTTGTCGCCACGATGCCCCTCAACACATTCATTGCGTTTGATAAAGCGCAGACTGTCTATGTCCTTTTGTAAGTTCTCCATGTGTAGATGAATCAAACCAATGAGGACAATGACATATGGTAGCAGAGTGCTCGGCATCTAGCCTGTTTTGTTTATGGCGAAACAGTCCTCACAAACTAGCCCCTTTCACTCACTCCGTGCTGGAAATGTCCTTGGCAAGCCCTAATAGTGGCaattgtgtgtttctggtgGATCACAGAGGAAATGACAGCCTGATACGGTGGAGCGGCAAACCTAAAGAGATCAAATAAAACGATAGTCAGTCACCAGTGATTCCGGTGCCCTTTTGCAGTAGACTGTGTATCATGCACCAAAGAACAGCATAGATGTCTCATCCTCAGCGGTCACATACTGTGCTAATACGTAAGGTGCCAAAACCACTGAGGTGGAACGGCTCTGTTTGTAGCTAGTCCTTACCATCTCTTCCTATTTGTCACCCTCCTCGCCAAACATTGTGAGAACGGtgtgtcaaaaataaaaccattaacaTTGCctgaattcattattttgatCATGGCAATGTGGCGAGTCTGAAGACTTCTGGCAACCAGcattttgttgcttttgttgtgTCAGCTTTAGTTTAGAGACGCCCGCCACCGATTCTAGCTGCTTCTCTTTTTTGAGCCTGTCATCACATCTACTTTGTACCGCATCTCTGTGTTGCTTTTTGGTTGTCATCGTATTACTGTACTCTTCACTAATGCTTCCACCATACATGTGAAAGTGTATACATGCGAAGCATCGTTTTGTGCCTGTTCAAGTGCGGTGCCTCCATTGAATTTAGTGCATCACAAATTTGCATTAATGCACACTAAATTTAGTCGACCTTGAGTGCTGTATGTGCAATGTGTGCTTCTTAATGTGGCTGTGTCTCTGCCACTctaggagagggagaggaggaggcaacATGTAATGCTGATGAAGGCGGTCGAGGCGCGCAAGAAAGCAGAGGTAGCCCATATGTACACAAACAGTCCACTCCACAAAAAGAGCCTAAGTCATTATTCCCCGGATGGATTCCCgccttctctcctttttgtgCGCTCTTTCcttctattcattttttttttcctccacactTTCCAAGTCAAAGGATTGTGGCCCTCAAGCACTTTCCTTTTGAATGCACACCAGCATTAGGCTGAATTCTAATACTGCTCAGCAAAGTCAAGTAAACCTTTCTGTatgtttttacacacacacacacacacgcatgctaaTGCACTaatgcacatgcacactttGCCTCCTTAATGCTCTCTTGAATTTTGGACTCTCCAGGAGCGCGAGCGCTTGCGGCAGGAGAAGAGGGATGAGAAGCGGCTGAACAAAGAGCGTAAACTGGAGCAGCGGCGGCTAGAGCTGGAGATAGCGAGGGAGCTGAGGAAGCCAAATGAAGACATGTGTCTGTCTGATCACAAGGTAGTTAACAAAGAAGCTCATCCGCTCGCTGCTATAggtgtgaagaaaaacacagagcgcacacacacgttgatGTACTGGATATTGTCAATTTTTCTCATTTAGGTGCTGTTAAATACATTGAATTAGGACACACAATtctgaataataatattatttattattattattatcagcatcattatcagtagtagtagtattagtatttAACAGTATATTTAACGTTTTCTTGACGGCCAGTATCTAAAATGAGACCACATGGTAGTGAGGATTTTTATGTGTGGAGATGTGCACCCTCAAGTGGTAGAATGAGAGTACTACATAATGTAGAAAGTAAGATGTCATTACTGTAAAAAGCACCATCTTGATAACAGTTAACAGGTGTGAGATGTAATAACAGCTTCACTCACATTTTCTCACAgctgtttaaatcacaatcgTCTGTAGTCCAAATCGGATGTAATATGTCTCACAGTTCGTTATACAGCAACAATGTGGTACCTACTTTCCCTTGTGCAGCCTCTACCGGAGTTCTCCCGAATTCCTGGACTCATCCTGCCGGGACGCGCCGTGTCCCACTGCCTGATGCTGATGCAGTTCCTGCGAGGCTTCGGCAAGGTTTTGGGCCTCGATTTGAATTTGGATGTGCCCACCTTGGGCATGCTGCAGGAGGGCTTGCTCAATGTGGGGGACAGCATGGGCCACGTCCAGGACCTTCTGGTCAAACTGTTATCCCTGGCAGTGTGTGATCCTGGTTTGCCACCTGGACAGAAGGTGAGCGAGTTCATTAAGTGGTACTTTTGTCAAATTTTGAACCACCGAAACCAGCTTGAGAATTAAACCCAAGACGGATTATTCTATGCAGTAGTTTCAgttcacatactgtatataaacGTATGACACTTAACATTAATTCTATTTAGTAAGTATTGTATGTTTACCGTAACTTGGTAATACACCTGTCATTGCTTTACTCTTAAGTGGAACTATTCTCTGGTACAAAATAATAGTCCGTATTTTTTATTAAGTGAATTTAGAAATCAGGacgttttttgctttttttgtggttttgttatttcttatttttgggGTTTAGTTTAGTTTCAGTGTTTTGATTTAAGGTTTAAGTAATCATAAATATATGCATATGAATTTAATCAGCTTACAGTCATCAAGGAAGTGTTCATTAACTCAacctcttttccttctctatCAGACAAAAACCATGCTGGGGGACCACCTGACCAATGTCGGCATCAACAGGGATAACGTGTCTGAGGTGCTACAGATGTACATGGGAGCCCATTGTGCCAATACTGAGCTTGCCCCTCTGGCCCTCAGTCTGAAGACCAAGGCCTTCCAGGCCCACACGCCGTCCCAGAAGGCCTCGATCCTGGGCTTCCTGGCTAATGAGCTGGCCTGTAGCAGAGCTGTTATCAGGTAGCAGAAGCAGCTGAAACGGAAAAAAGCGCAACCGTCCAAATGAGCTCTTTCTGTGTTACTTAATATATTCTGCATTAGACATGAACACTTTATCTATCTCTGTATTCACATAATACGCATCTCTCACCAAAAGAATATATCCATCCACCTTGCTCTTATTCTGCTTATCACCGAAATGATTCATTAGCCAATAATGTTGTATTTTATTGATGCAGTGGAAAAAAGCGTAATAATGCTGCAGCAGTTTTATTGTAAGAGAATCATGCAAGTATTCATTTGTGCACTGGGAGCTTATTGAGCTTTTATCTGTTGCTCAATGTACTTTCAGAGAATACTAAACTGTACTCTGCACAACAGTAACTTGACAGGattctgtttttcctcctccagtgAGATCGACAAGAGCCTGGATCAGATGGCCAACATGAGGAAAGACAAGATCATTATGGAGGGAAAACTGAAGAAGTATGTTTTCTTTCATCCTAAAACTGTCACGCCGTGATTGTCTGACCGTCATCTTGCTGAACTTGCGTGTGCTTATAAAGGTTGAGGATCATTCATGCCAAACGCaccgggaggagggaggccaGTATGGGCATTGAAGAGAACCAGTCCGTCGGCACTCCGTCCTCTGCCATAAAACGCAAGAGGAAACTGTGTGGAGACAGCGACGATGACGACGAAGACGACGAAGACAGTGATGACCaagcagaggacgaggacgatgaggaggaagaagaaatgaaGAAGGTTAAAAAAGTGGAGACATATGATGAggtaagaagaaaaataaaaaagatcgATCCGTCATCGAAGCTCACCGTAGCAGGTTTCTCGCTGACATTTACTGTTTGTTTCGTCCTCAGGATGAAGTGGAACAAGCCACCagtctggaggagctggagaagcagaTAGAGAAATTGGCCAAGGTATGCTTCTTAGAAGGAGTCAGAAAGAAATGCACGGTCTGTTGACACTGATAATGTTATATTAAGAACAACACACGCAGTGACATTTCACTGTGGATTgtgtttaaacacatttagtacAAAGCATTAGAACACCACAAACATCCTACACTACATGATAAAAAGCTGCATACTATAAATGGATTATTATACGCTGtgtattaaaaacaactattcttTTCTTCATATTATGAACATGTGCGCTGGCTATATCCAAATTAAGGGCATTGATTATCCCAATAAATGATCTCATTAGCATTGAATGCAATCCTCAATATATCACATTGATTATGGAAGGACACAAGGTAGCATGCATTAATCAAAACCACGTAGAGAAACCACTGAGAATGTTTTGTACGTTTGCAGCAACATCACCAGACCAGAAGAAAGCTGTTTGAAATTTCCCATTCTCTGCGCTCCACGATGTATGGCCAGGACCGCTACCGCCGCCGGTACTGGGTGCTTCCCCACTGTGGAGGGGTCTTCATCGAAGCCATGGAGAGTGGAGAAGGTAGTTACAGCACAACGCACGCTGAGTGTGCAGATTTGATTTGGCAGGTAGAGGAGGGAAAAGTGCTGTGAAAACATCTGTTTAAGCTGCATGTTTAGCTGTTTTCCTGATGATTTTTTACCTTATCTTGATCCTCAAGgacaaaaaaagataattatCTCACTGCTCTACCTTTCTCTCGAAAACAAGTTGACTCTGTAGTAACATCAGCcatggtagttttttttttaactaacaGCTCTCCCCCTGCAGCTCCAGAGGAACTGGAAGAGGAgcgacagaggaggaggagagtggctGAGGAGGTCAAAGTCAAAGAGGAACCTCAGGAGATGGAGTTGCAGAAGGAGAAACCCAACGACCTCGGTGGGCAGAGCATTCAAACGCGAGGCTTGGAGCTCGAGAAAGACGAGGAAAAGGAGCACGAGGGGAAGAAAATCTCCCTCTTTTACCAGCAGCCAGGCCGCGTATCCAAACTGTGCACATTCCGGGAGGTCGGCAAAGAGACGGTGACGGCAAAGGACGAGGAGAGTACCCATGTGAGACAAAACGGCGCAAGTCCCTTGGGCACTCCTGTTGCCACGACCAAAGGAacatccccctcccccactcacaATACCTCTGAGCCAGCAGTAGCAACAACCCCCTCCACGGTAACCAATAATGACACTAGCGTCCCTCCCCTGGCATCAACCTCTTTATCTGTCCCCTGCCTGCCAGCCCCGTGTGAAAGCCCAGGTACCACTCCTCCAACCTCCTCCCCAGCTCCATCTCCGTACCTCTCATTTCAAGCCAACGACCAGCTGCTCAGAGTCCTGACGGAGCGCAGCGGGCACTGGTTCAGCCTGCTGCCTCGCAACCCCTGCGACCTCACGTCCATCACCACGCCTCCCCCGGATGCGCCCCGCGTGCCACCCCAGGCGTCCTCCACCCCGGCCGGGCCCAGATCCCCGCCTCAGTCCCCTGCACTGCCCCTCACCTTTTCCGCTGCCTCAGCCTCCGCCAGCCCGCACCACCCAGCAGGCCTCCTCAACTACCCGCTATCAGCCCTGCAGGTGAGGCTGCTGGCTCGACACAAATAGAGATAGCCGTGTTGTACACAGTTGTTTCTGCCATGTAAAAGATCACCTAACCCATGACCCTCGGTCTTGTTTTCGTCCTCCACTCCCttatgtttttcctcttttctccccagGTGAAGTCAGGCGCTTCATTGCTAGGAGTTTCTTTCGGTAGCTGGCCCTGTGGCCTGATGAGTCCCAGTTTGCCTCTGTGCAGCAGCCCCAATCCCATGTTGGGTCATTCTCTGGATGGCAACACAGCAGCAAGTGTCTCCAGCAAAAGTGAATCACCTTTACCTTGCATGGAGAAATCCTCATCCATGCCTTCTCCTACGCTGGAGATGCCCAAATCCCTGGACCACGCCACACCTCGGCCTATTCCAGAGGGTGAGCGACTAAAACGGCATTGAGAGATATTAGTTGAGGCCGTAATTACCTCCCGTTTTCTTAATTGAGAAGAATTCACTTGCTTGATATACTTTCACTTGCCTGAATAGTCCAGGATAATTGGGTGAGGGAATGTTCCGCTCCGCTGTACGCAATTTCGTTTTGGTGTAGCGTAGCTGAGTGAAGCACCTTTTTGCTGTGACGTATGCTCTTTGTCTGGTAGTTTACATGCCTGTTTGTGCTCATTGTCTCAGAGAGCCTGACAGGGTGGTGGCGGGTGTCTGACATCGAGCAGCTGAGGGCTTTGGTCAGTGCCCTCCACAGCCGGGGCATTCGAGAAAAAAGCCTCCAGAGGCAAATGCAGAAATACACAGAGATCATCCCCCAGGTTTGCACCAAACACAAGGACGGTAAGTGCTCCAAACACCGCCTTTGAGCATATAATCACAATAAATAACATATAAGTCCTGTGAGCTGTATTTTCTGTCAGAGCAACACATGTTCAAATGTAGATGCATGCCCTTGTGACCGCTGAATCCGCTGCAAACAGCCACATGAATATCCGCGGATGTGTTTGGCTTCACTGCTCATGTGTTTACCCGCATTAGCAAGTTTATTTGCATGTGCTTTCATGGCTGACTGATGTCTCTCATGTTGTCCATCCAGTGGCCATGATTGAGCTGCGTGAGCTGGAGGAGAGCCAGGTCAGTGTGGAGTCCGTGCGCGGCTGGTGTGTCCAGGAGCAGGCGATGGAGATGGACATTGCCGTGCTGCAGCAGgtagaggagctggagaggaaggTCACCGCGGCCAGCCTGCAGGTCAAGGTAAAACCCTTAAGCCCACCCCTGCACATTTTGAAAGTGGTGTCAGAAACATATTTTAACATGTGGAGTGGTGTGATCAGAGGCCTGATGTCCTCTCCCAGGGCTGGACCTTTCCGGACCCTCAATCGGAGCGAGAAGACCTGGTGTATTACGAGCACAAGCCCCCCACCAAATCAACGCCTGGGTCTGCCAATGCAGGAGACAAGGACTCCAAGGAGCACCCGGAAGAGCGGGGGGAGAAGGGCGGGGTGATGCGTCACCTGGACAACCCACTGGACATAGCAGTGACACGTCTGGCTGATCTGGAGCGCAACATCGAGAGAAGGTACCTGAGGAGCCCCTTAGGTACCACCATTCAGATCAGGCTGGATAATGTGGGTACGGTCACTGTCCCTGCTCCTGCCCCATCCACTAGTGCTGACAGGGAAGGGTAGGTCATTTCTCCAACCAACGCTCCCCGTTCTCCCACTAAGAAccttttcctctctgtgtgtgcttcATGTTTCCCATACTACTCAAACAGGGGGGGTATTCGCTGCCTTTACAGCAGCTTTCTGTGGTGGCTtgttgcatttttgtttgttcctttggtCTTGTGCAGTTTCTTGGCCGGGTTGGGGGTCTGCACTCAGTTTCATTTCCTGTGTAGGTGTTGCTTACTGGCTTGATGCATTTCTGCAGTCATCCGCATGGTGTGTGCATCAGTAACCTTGGTTATGGGCGTACTCATATCTCCCACTGTACAGCATACACTTTCACGGGTCCTCACTCTTTCTGCATGAAGTTCCCCTTAAATAACAAAATCGGTGTGTACGTCTCCTTGGAGCCCTACAGCTCCCCCCTAAATCCTCATGCCTGTCTCTGCACAGCTGCGGCTCTTTGTGGTCTGCTGTCTTGTTGGCGGCTGGCTCAACTGATACAGTTAACTGCctattgtgcgtgcgtgcgtgtgtttgtgtgtgtaaatacacCCACGCATTCACGTACATGTGTGGCCCGCTCTGTCTCATTGTCTGTCATTATCTCCTGttagcagcgaggaggaggtggccCACGGTATGAAGGTGTGGAGGAAGGCTCTGACTGAAGTGCGCAGCGCTGCCCAGTTGGCCATGTGCATCCAGCAACTTCAGAAGTCCATCGCCTGGGAGAGGTCCATCATGAAAGTGGTGAGCGCTGCATCTCCGCAACgttaattaaaaacaagcaaTACTCAGAAGgggtatgtgtgtttttaatgaatgcacttgtttgtgttttttagtaCTGTCAGATGTGCAGGAAGGGCGATAACGAGGACCTGCTCCTGCTGTGTGACGGCTGTGACAAAGGCTGCCACACTTACTGTCACAAACCCAAAATCACCAGTATTCCAGAAGGAGACTGGTACTGCCCGGCCTGCATATCCAAGGTATCAACTCCATTAAAATTGCAATGTCATCTCTCTTACGGTTGATTACTTGTAGAGGAAATTCTAGCCACGTTTTTGTTTATCTGTTCTTTTACTTCTTCCTCTGTAATTTAGAATTTTAGTTTCCACAAACCAGTATTTGCAAATGTTAGTATTTAACCggccaaacaaatatttttcttaTTAAACCTGTCAATATTCTGCCTCAGCACTTAAAATCAAAACATATTTATGCTGAAAGTATTTGGGGGATTGtatgcattcatttaaaagctGACAATACAGAGTTGAGTGTAAATattgggaaagagagagaaaaaaacatgcaacaaagCTCATTCAAAACAACTGCAAGGATTATATATTTCCTGTTTGGTTACTTTGACTTTGAAGTTTTATGGTTTGCAAATTGACTCGGCATTAGTTCCATTGAGGGACAATGAAACTCTCCAATTCATAAAACTCTGAGAAATAACATTTTCCTGAAGGCtattgtgatgtttttattgtgatGTGCTTGCAAAAGACTACTCATATTATTGGTGGTCCACGATCAGACAAGTAGTTTAGAAAAGGCCCAAATGAGAATTGGTCAGTGGACACTGTAGTTTTAGCGTTGACTGCAAAGAATGTATTCTTAATTCTCTGCAGGCGAGTGGCCCGtctcccaaaaacaaaaaacctccGAGCAAACCATTAACATCAAGCGGAGGAGGTGCTAAAAAGGGTGCAGAGGGGAAGAAGAGCGGGAAGCAGGCGGGCAACGGAGAGGTAGCGGTGGACGACCCGGCCAGCAGCACAcccaaaaaagcagcaaaagacaccagcagaaagagaaaaacagaggagAGCTCACCTGCGCCgccagcagccaatcaggagagccctgtgtgtgtgaagagagcCAAGACGGCCAAGGACAACAACAGGGACCTGGGTTTATGCAGGTATGCGCCTCGGGCCTGTTCATACTCGTCTTCCATCAAAACCTCCACCTGTTATCCATCCGTCTCCTTAACACTTTTGCAGTTGCTGCCATCTACTGTAGTGACAGTATCAAGACGTTGTTTTCTCTTTAGCAGTGAACACGGCTCTTCTGTGATTTTCTTCTGCGATCAAGTCCTACAAATTGCTCCAAACAAAGGAGGAAGAAATTCTAAACTTCCCAGTGGAAGAAAACTCCTCAAAGCGACGGCCACGCCTTGTCCGTGTCTgaccacttgtgtgtgtgtgtgttcaacagGGTGCTTCTTGCTGAGTTGGAGCGGCATCAGGACGCGTGGCCGTTTCTCACGCCAGTCAACATGAAATCGGTCCCCGGCTACAGGAAGGTCATCAAGAAACCGATGGACTTCACCACCATACGTGAGAAGCTCGTGAGCAGCCAGTAAGTTCCCGCCGCATGTAATTTTGGGTTACACCACAGCATTTGATCTCAACTTaacactctttttttaatttcaggtATCAAAACCTTGAGACCTTCATCATCGATGTTAACTTGGTCTTTGATAACTGCGAAAAATACAACGAAGACAATTCAGACATTGGTCGAGCTGGTCATAACATGAGGAAGTTCTTCGAGAAGCGCTGGACTGAGcttctgaaacaaacaaattaaacgTCTGTTCAGATTCTCTCCATAAACCCATTCAACTTTTCATACCGGAGCACCTGGTTTtacgtttgtttttattttctgatgGATACAGTGGCTTTGCAGAATGGAAGAAGTCCAATCCGTAATAAGGAACCCGCGGTGTGCATAAGATGAGATGTCACCGTCGgggctaaaaaataaaaatggcgtTACATGAGGTGCGCTGGATTTTATTACAACAGGGATAAAAGCCCCAAAGAGTCCCATAGAAATGGGGTGTCGTAGTGCAATACTATTCCCTGTCTCAGAACACTGCACTGAATTTATCCTCAACTGTCACTGACGTGTCTGCGCTAGAAGACTTTCCACTACTTGTAAATAGTCTTTTGTTATTTAATCGTATTATagtgaatgtatttaattttgTAATAATTATTTATGAATCAAGGTCCACTTCATTTTCTATGAAAAGGAAGAATCAGCTGAACTGCtttgaattaaaaaaggaatgtgtctttgtgttataATTTTTCTCCCAAATATTAAACAaagccaagaaaaaaaaaaatactgtttaCACTGTTCAGTGCTTTGAGGCATCAGAGGACTGTATTGATTTGTTCAAACTGTAaaactgcatttatttacaGGAACAGCAGACGGACAGTTAGACAATTGTGATTTATGTGTATATACTGTTTATTAATGTCAATATTATGTCTTGTTTGAAACAATGTGTAAAAATTGTTTAAGAATATTAAGATATTGTTTATGCCTTAGAATGATTGTAGCATTCTATTTTAGTGTACGTGATGAAAACATTATCATAAATATTGTttgtacagtatatacatatCCTCTGCAAACACTGTGGTATCCTTAATCTTGGTAGTGCCTACCCTTCCAACAGGGGCATGTAGGGGACgttattgtttttagttttcattctcatgacatcattttttttttttaatatgattttaatCCAACGAGGCCTCCAAAGTTggacagtgacacaaaaatcaTTCCTCTCCatagcagaaaaaaaaggaaaaacaagcaTTCAGTAATGCTTCCATGACGCATTTCCTCGTAATCTGCCACAATACAGAGGACCTAAGGCCATTTGTAACCACTGTGTTGAACCTTTGCTGTGTGTTGTGGCCTGATGGAGGCAGCTAGATTTTTTTGTACCCAAGTCAAGAGTACTTGAAGTTACTTTATTTAAGATATTGTGGAATAAAAGTATCATTCTTTTGTAGGAGCTTTATTTTTCACTAGTGTGTGGCACGGACCTATTAAAAGGATGTTTTTCAACGTAAAAAGCTTCAACTTGCTTTATTTCAACTCTGTCCTCCTGAATGTTTTTTGGTAAAAGCCATGGTGGTAAACGTGTAATCTCTTTTACTCTATACGCAAGAAGAACAGTTTGTAATgctgttaaaaacacaaacatctacTTGGAGATCTAACTGCCTGACATAATTTGCTCGCAATAACAGAAATGCATGGAGTTATATTTGGGAGTAgtatttcaattatttaaacTGTTAATACCCCATGGGGCAACCCTCCATTACAGGTAACATTCCTGTATATGTAATTTAATTGGACTTAAGTAAAAGAAGAAAGTCTGTTTCACTCAGAATGGCCTCTGTTGGCGTCGCATGTAATGCATTAACATGCAAGCAGCATTATCATGTTTACCTTGTAAAGGTGGAGCCAACTAACTACTTTACATACCTATAGACATGTCGGCCTGTCTTAAACTGAAAGAAGTAACCAGGATGtcaaatggatttaaaaaatgaaattaaaaaaaatccttttgaaATGTAGTTGAAGAATTAAGTAAAATAAGAGACATTAATTATGTAAATGCAGACGTGTAACTTGCTGAATTGTTCAACTGTTACAATATACACATAATACAGTTTACAAAATTACAAATCACCATCATCAACCACTTAAAGTCCAGCTATTTTATACATCAGTGGAGTACTCTGTAACTAATAACAACTAGTCACTAATGTAGTTTAGTCCTTTTACTAATTTACTTTTCCTATCCTTTAACTACCAAATATTAGGGTTAATGGCA harbors:
- the baz2ba gene encoding bromodomain adjacent to zinc finger domain protein 2B isoform X33; the protein is MQDMESGERLASPAPTLSAARTSSPAASSSSSSSSSSSSASSPAPHSKSSLAPSPSAPGSNLSTSGRLFGAGEQPFIGSALSSAFPLVNHPAFGALYSSGAGRPEFGGLGSLGMSAALAAHPQLGALSEWWRAAEAHGRGAAAFLPSFISFPPFFSPHMQPNHSASPVQIRMPGKNSHAAPKGVNGAVNGGGVCPPTTQSGGFSASPAPVQASTKPTKNPDPSNSHRSSPQTNPAELVDKPIHRPKEKKPRRKPGDASLASNSESGTSSDSSSDGSLSSDLEDLAEDDEDDDDDEDDDDEEEDKQIEFSDSEKRSKKQTKVLIPSTGSTKANRPTSGEAHDMKVSKAQRASSNPPNLVPFPCSTSPPVFTQTSPLALHGSRSRTEGPQQHLSVIQSTGLAANTKPLALLSQPRREFSPSSSPMALAMSPEALSSAASPKAPKPLPSSSSSPQHLPLSLCSSPKPLSMPSPPRPTLPPPTSPKPFGSTSSVRSSQKSSPKPPRRAAAGSAKSNKRKQLEASLAQITEFRLKQTLMSQGQTFPAELKKQQQGPNKSPKRTPLSSPPLPPAPAPPPQNNHSNLFLSSALLGLPEPHPPNGVIQSITQDAPLALITKPRKDSQCDSDGGSMPVNLSTGASRIQATAQAGPQSQPSTTSPHAAGHGPRKNKAPKGKAQTPGQGQGQAQGQADPLAAWKGFSQNHLVQSLVDLFRGGEPGIGIPGVSIPGVGIPGMGIPGTCNPTAGLPANKESDDSGDDDDDEDDDLEEEEEDEEDSDDSLSESDSNSDSDISGMKVKELKLLPSGSSKKETTPRRLTKGPELLNTSTNHTATSCSPLDLQVIKTPTIVTSSSALAYHSSPGSSSYSLASPLGSGKRKRVMDEKELMIPLELGWRRETRIKSVAGRSQGEVAYYAPCGKKLRQYPDVMKYLSRNGISGITRDNFSFSAKIRVGDFYEAREGPQGLQWSLLKEEEVIPRILAMEGRRGRPPGSDRESAGEGGKGSRRRKGRPPNVGDPLLPEGPSPSEVKLLRKLEAQEIARQATQMKLMRKLEKQALARAAKEARKQQAIMAAEERRKQKEQIKILKQQEKIKRIQQIRMEKELRAQQILEAKRKKKEEVANAKILEAEKRIKEKELRRQQAEILKHQERERRRQHVMLMKAVEARKKAEERERLRQEKRDEKRLNKERKLEQRRLELEIARELRKPNEDMCLSDHKPLPEFSRIPGLILPGRAVSHCLMLMQFLRGFGKVLGLDLNLDVPTLGMLQEGLLNVGDSMGHVQDLLVKLLSLAVCDPGLPPGQKTKTMLGDHLTNVGINRDNVSEVLQMYMGAHCANTELAPLALSLKTKAFQAHTPSQKASILGFLANELACSRAVISEIDKSLDQMANMRKDKIIMEGKLKKLRIIHAKRTGRREASMGIEENQSVGTPSSAIKRKRKLCGDSDDDDEDDEDSDDQAEDEDDEEEEEMKKVKKVETYDEDEVEQATSLEELEKQIEKLAKQHHQTRRKLFEISHSLRSTMYGQDRYRRRYWVLPHCGGVFIEAMESGEAPEELEEERQRRRRVAEEVKVKEEPQEMELQKEKPNDLGGQSIQTRGLELEKDEEKEHEGKKISLFYQQPGRVSKLCTFREVGKETVTAKDEESTHVRQNGASPLGTPVATTKGTSPSPTHNTSEPAVATTPSTVTNNDTSVPPLASTSLSVPCLPAPCESPGTTPPTSSPAPSPYLSFQANDQLLRVLTERSGHWFSLLPRNPCDLTSITTPPPDAPRVPPQASSTPAGPRSPPQSPALPLTFSAASASASPHHPAGLLNYPLSALQVKSGASLLGVSFGSWPCGLMSPSLPLCSSPNPMLGHSLDGNTAASVSSKSESPLPCMEKSSSMPSPTLEMPKSLDHATPRPIPEESLTGWWRVSDIEQLRALVSALHSRGIREKSLQRQMQKYTEIIPQVCTKHKDVAMIELRELEESQVSVESVRGWCVQEQAMEMDIAVLQQVEELERKVTAASLQVKGWTFPDPQSEREDLVYYEHKPPTKSTPGSANAGDKDSKEHPEERGEKGGVMRHLDNPLDIAVTRLADLERNIERSSEEEVAHGMKVWRKALTEVRSAAQLAMCIQQLQKSIAWERSIMKVYCQMCRKGDNEDLLLLCDGCDKGCHTYCHKPKITSIPEGDWYCPACISKASGPSPKNKKPPSKPLTSSGGGAKKGAEGKKSGKQAGNGEVAVDDPASSTPKKAAKDTSRKRKTEESSPAPPAANQESPVCVKRAKTAKDNNRDLGLCRVLLAELERHQDAWPFLTPVNMKSVPGYRKVIKKPMDFTTIREKLVSSQYQNLETFIIDVNLVFDNCEKYNEDNSDIGRAGHNMRKFFEKRWTELLKQTN